One region of Salvelinus namaycush isolate Seneca chromosome 3, SaNama_1.0, whole genome shotgun sequence genomic DNA includes:
- the LOC120044654 gene encoding leucine-rich repeat-containing protein 4B-like — protein sequence MRITTVTCLPCPSPLLLLLVHLLVRLLLSGPEFVGAASPCPTHCSCSNQASRVICTRQSLDGVPESISVNTRYLNLQENSIEVIKSDTFKHLRHLEILQLSKNKISQIEVGAFNGLPNLNTLELFDNRLTLVPSQAFEYLSKLRELWLRNNPIETLPGYAFHRVPSLRRLDLGELKKLDYISDAAFVGLVNLRYLNLGMCGLKDIPNLTALVRLEELELSGNRLEIIRPGSFQGLVSLRKLWLMHSQVKVIERNAFDDLKNLEELNLSHNSLHSLPHDLFTPLHQLERVHLNHNPWVCNCDVLWLSWWLKETVPSNTTCCARCHAPPGLKGRYIGELDQSHFTCYAPVIVEPPTDLNVTEGMAAELKCRTGTTMTSVNWLTPNGTLMTHGSYRVRISVLHDGTLNFTNVTLRDTGQYTCMVTNSAGNTTATAVLNVTAADVGVSYFTTVTVETVEPNEGPTVYAGVMNSHNESYVITPSGHQWRGGLPTTASSLSAWSLSSSRATRPTFTVPITAETGYSGLDDVMKTTKIIIGCFVAITFMAAVMLVVFYKLRKQHQLHKHHGPARAIEIINVEDEIGAGAGGRGSGISGGGTVSRDGGGGGGVGGGQSLRMHHPEMVNLPNLARQEHLNHYYKAHHFNNNMMGLGMGLNNNNNPSLSPCSQTQSTPNSCAQGHTSTSGGTPTGGSLPSPVPLPQLGIHSSLKGLMGKGQNPQIEPLLFKSGSKENVQETQI from the exons ATGCGCATCACCACGGTGACCTGCCTTCcctgcccctcccccctcctcctcctattGGTCCACCTGCTAGTGCGGCTTCTCCTCTCTGGGCCAGAATTTGTAGGGGCCGCCTCCCCCTGCCCCACCCATTGCAGCTGCTCCAATCAGGCCAGTCGAGTCATCTGTACGAGACAGAGTCTGGATGGGGTGCCTGAGAGCATATCAGTCAACACACGATACCTCAACCTGCAAGAGAATTCAATAGAG GTTATCAAGTCAGACACCTTCAAGCACTTGAGGCACCTTGAGATCCTGCAGCTGTCTAAGAACAAAATCAGTCAGATTGAGGTGGGAGCATTCAATGGCCTGCCCAACCTCAATACGCTGGAGCTGTTCGACAACCGCCTCACCCTGGTCCCCTCACAGGCCTTCGAGTACCTCAGCAAGCTGCGGGAGCTGTGGTTACGGAACAACCCCATCGAGACGCTGCCGGGCTACGCCTTCCACCGCGTGCCTTCGCTGCGCCGGCTGGACCTGGGAGAGCTCAAGAAGCTGGACTACATCTCAGACGCCGCCTTCGTGGGCCTGGTCAACCTGCGCTACCTGAACCTGGGCATGTGTGGTCTGAAGGACATCCCCAACCTGACGGCCCTGGTGCGTCTGGAGGAGCTGGAGCTGTCTGGGAACCGTCTGGAGATCATCCGGCCTGGCTCCTTCCAGGGCCTGGTGTCGCTCCGTAAGCTGTGGCTCATGCACTCGCAAGTGAAGGTCATCGAGCGCAATGCCTTCGACGACCTGAAGAACCTGGAGGAGCTCAACCTTTCCCACAACTCCCTGCACTCGCTGCCCCATGACCTCTTCACCCCGCTGCACCAGCTGGAGCGGGTGCACCTCAACCACAACCCCTGGGTGTGCAACTGTGACGTGCTGTGGCTCAGCTGGTGGCTGAAGGAGACGGTGCCCAGTAACACTACGTGCTGCGCCCGCTGCCACGCTCCCCCCGGCCTGAAGGGCAGGTACATCGGGGAGCTGGACCAGAGCCACTTCACCTGCTACGCTCCCGTCATCGTGGAGCCGCCCACCGACCTCAACGTTACCGAGGGCATGGCTGCAGAGCTGAAGTGTCGCACGGGCACCACCATGACCTCGGTCAACTGGCTCACGCCCAACGGCACCCTGATGACCCACGGCTCCTACCGGGTCCGGATCTCCGTGCTGCACGACGGTACGCTCAACTTTACCAACGTCACACTGAGGGACACGGGTCAGTACACCTGCATGGTGACCAACTCGGCTGGCAACACCACGGCAACCGCCGTGCTTAATGTCACTGCCGCCGACGTTGGCGTCAGCTACTTCACTACTGTCACCGTGGAGACGGTGGAGCCCAACGAGGGCCCGACAGTCTACGCGGGCGTCATGAACAGCCACAACGAGTCATACGTCATTACCCCGTCTGGCCACCAGTGGAGGGGGGGGCTCCCTACCACCGCCTCCTCCCTGTCAGCCTGGTCCTTGTCCTCGTCCCGGGCCACCCGACCCACCTTTACTGTGCCCATCACTGCCGAGACGGGCTATTCTGGCCTTGATGACGTGATGAAGACCACCAAGATCATCATTGGCTGCTTCGTGGCCATTACCTTCATGGCAGCCGTGATGCTGGTGGTCTTCTACAAGCTGAGGAAGCAGCACCAGCTGCACAAGCACCACGGCCCCGCCCGCGCCATCGAGATCATCAACGTGGAGGACGAGATTGGCGCCGGTGCCGGTGGACGCGGGAGCGGTATCTCAGGGGGCGGCACCGTCTCTCGGGATGGAGGCGGAgggggaggagtaggaggagggcAGAGCCTGAGGATGCATCACCCGGAGATGGTCAACCTGCCCAACCTGGCCAGACAGGAGCACCTCAACCACTACTACAAGGCCCACCacttcaacaacaacatgatgggCCTGGGCATgggcctcaacaacaacaacaacccctccctctccccctgttcCCAGACCCAGAGCACCCCCAACTCCTGCGCACAGGGGCACACCTCCACCAGCGGTGGCACCCCCACGGGTGGCTCGCTGCCCTCCCCTGTGCCCCTGCCCCAGCTGGGCATCCACAGCTCTCTGAAGGGGCTCATGGGGAAAGGGCAGAACCCTCAGATCGAGCCTCTGCTCTTCAAGAGTGGCTCCAAGGAGAATGTGCAAGAGACTCAgatctga